One Drosophila willistoni isolate 14030-0811.24 chromosome XL unlocalized genomic scaffold, UCI_dwil_1.1 Seg142, whole genome shotgun sequence genomic region harbors:
- the LOC6644692 gene encoding 1-acylglycerol-3-phosphate O-acyltransferase Pnpla3: protein MNLSFAGCGFLGIYHVGVAVCLKIYAPHMLQDKIGGASAGALAACCLLCDLPLATMASDFLRIVKEARRHSLGPFSPSFNIQSCLLEGLQRLLPSDAHERVTGRLHISLTRIWDGKNVIASEFQSRQDLMQALLCSCFIPGFSGILPPRWRGVRYVDGAFSNNLPILDGNTVTVSPFSGESDICPRDQSSKLFQIHLNWANTSFQISRRNFHRLIHIILPAHTDFLSSLCHQGFADALEFLHCRNMISIRKCRQYFFNEMNHEATLLDRNPIQSHLGQAKINFPHWMFHYRGLKLLALPALLPVDVLLATIAKIGTLRPKLAKQMSQLLSSLTLSLHDPPHFDLGDTTSRLCGPRTMDPTPSKADAGDKHLAYKDNDNKSTAKVKAIEIFDFKDIVAASKRAN from the coding sequence ATGAATCTATCATTCGCTGGCTGTGGTTTCTTGGGCATCTATCACGTGGGCGTGGCTGTGTGCCTTAAAATATATGCACCCCACATGCTGCAGGACAAGATTGGCGGTGCATCGGCAGGTGCATTGGCCGCCTGTTGTCTTCTATGCGATTTGCCATTGGCCACCATGGCATCCGATTTTCTGCGCATTGTCAAGGAGGCCCGACGTCATTCACTTGGACCATTTAGCCCATCGTTCAACATTCAGAGCTGCCTGTTGGAGGGATTACAGCGACTCTTACCTTCAGATGCCCATGAGAGAGTTACCGGTCGATTGCACATTTCACTCACACGGATCTGGGATGGCAAGAATGTGATTGCATCCGAATTTCAGTCACGCCAGGACCTAATGCAGGCCCTGCTCTGCTCCTGCTTTATACCCGGCTTTTCAGGTATATTGCCGCCACGTTGGCGCGGGGTTCGCTACGTGGATGGAGCCTTCTCCAACAATTTGCCCATACTGGATGGAAACACTGTAACTGTGAGTCCTTTCTCCGGCGAAAGTGACATATGTCCCAGGGATCAGAGCTCCAAACTCTTTCAGATTCACCTCAATTGGGCCAATACAAGTTTCCAGATCTCACGACGAAATTTTCATCGCTTGATTCACATCATATTGCCAGCACATACCGATTTCCTTTCGTCATTGTGTCATCAAGGATTCGCAGATGCTTTGGAATTTCTCCACTGTCGCAATATGATCTCAATCCGGAAATGTCGTCAGTATTTTTTCAACGAAATGAATCATGAAGCAACATTGCTTGATCGGAATCCCATACAGAGTCATCTGGGACAAGCGAAAATAAATTTTCCCCATTGGATGTTTCATTACAGGGGCCTCAAATTGTTGGCCCTGCCAGCCTTACTGCCCGTGGATGTACTTCTGGCCACCATAGCTAAAATAGGAACTCTCAGGCCAAAGCTGGCCAAACAAATGTCGCAACTCCTGAGCAGTTTAACACTCTCACTGCACGATCCACCGCACTTTGATCTCGGCGATACCACGAGTCGCCTATGCGGGCCTCGGACGATGGATCCTACGCCATCCAAAGCCGACGCCGGCGATAAGCATTTAGCATATAAAGATAATGACAACAAAAGCACTGCCAAAGTCAAGGCAATCGAAATATTTGACTTCAAAGATATTGTCGCAGCGTCAAAGAGAGCAAATTGA
- the LOC6644691 gene encoding lipid storage droplets surface-binding protein 2 isoform X2, which produces MASAEQKSATGNGATVNHTIANGSTVQHQQQDQEQGKDANAKDLLPHLESLERIIKLPVVNAAWDKSQDVYGKVKGKNRVFEWAFTAAEDCVTRAVTTAVPFVTKLDRPIAYVDQTIVKGIEQLEVKAPIIKDTPQEIYNQAKSKVIDVVQPHLERVVKFKAAGQQKAASLKDLAWQKANEVLATQYGSLAVNGVDTTTALAERLLEYYFPKSESDVEEDNVPVPASEDPVLHTVQTVGRLSNKISRRVYRNVSRQIKQVQKGNINDYLSSLIAALKLHQYINFINSSMGTNVEQSTLVGGDTCSPFGPSSSSVSSTTTITGVSSTGSVPAKKVQAIKKPTAKPAAAQ; this is translated from the exons atggCCAGTGCAGAGCAAAAAAGTGCCACAGGCAATGGAGCCACCGTTAACCACACAATTGCCAATGGCTCGACAGttcagcatcagcaacaggATCAGGAACAGGGCAAAGATGCCAATGCCAAGGATCTGTTGCCCCATCTGGAATCCCTGGAGCGTATTATTAAATTGCCTGTGGTTAATGCTGCATGGGATAAATCACAAGATGTCTATGGCAAAGTAAAGG GTAAAAATCGTGTCTTTGAATGGGCTTTTACTGCCGCCGAGGATTGTGTGACTCGTGCTGTGACCACAGCTGTTCCATTTGTCACAAAACTAGATCGACCCATTGCCTATGTGGACCAGACCATTGTCAAGGGCATTGAACAATTGGAGGTTAAGGCACCAATCATTAAGGATACACCACAGGAGATCTATAATCAGGCCAAGAGCAAAGTCATCGATGTCGTTCAACCCCATTTGGAGCGTGTGGTTAAATTCAAGGCAGCTGGCCAACAGAAGGCAGCTTCCTTGAAGGATTTGGCCTGGCAGAAGGCCAATGAAGTCCTTGCCACACAATATGGCAGCTTGGCGGTAAATGGTGTGGATACCACCACAGCATTAGCTGAAAGACTCTTGGAATATTATTTCCCCAAGAGTGAATCCGATGTGGAAGAGGATaatg TGCCAGTTCCCGCCAGCGAGGATCCAGTCTTACACACCGTCCAGACAGTCGGCCGCTTATCCAATAAGATCTCACGTCGCGTCTATAGAAATGTCTCCCGACAGATCAAACAAGTCCAAAAGGGCAATATCAATGACTATTTGAGCTCATTGATAGCCGCTCTCAAGTTGCATCAATACATTAATTTCATTAACTCATCGATGGGCACAAATGTGGAGCAATCGACTCTGGTGGGGGGGGATACATGCTCACCCTTTGGGCCCAGCTCATCGTCGGTGAGCAGCACAACCACAATCACAGGAGTGTCAAGCACAGGATCAGTTCCAGCCAAGAAAGTACAGGCCATTAAGAAGCCAACGGCTAAGCCAGCAGCGGCCCAGTGA
- the LOC6644691 gene encoding lipid storage droplets surface-binding protein 2 isoform X1 — translation MASAEQKSATGNGATVNHTIANGSTVQHQQQDQEQGKDANAKDLLPHLESLERIIKLPVVNAAWDKSQDVYGKVKGKNRVFEWAFTAAEDCVTRAVTTAVPFVTKLDRPIAYVDQTIVKGIEQLEVKAPIIKDTPQEIYNQAKSKVIDVVQPHLERVVKFKAAGQQKAASLKDLAWQKANEVLATQYGSLAVNGVDTTTALAERLLEYYFPKSESDVEEDNDNKQNAVVQNGKSSENNDMPVPASEDPVLHTVQTVGRLSNKISRRVYRNVSRQIKQVQKGNINDYLSSLIAALKLHQYINFINSSMGTNVEQSTLVGGDTCSPFGPSSSSVSSTTTITGVSSTGSVPAKKVQAIKKPTAKPAAAQ, via the exons atggCCAGTGCAGAGCAAAAAAGTGCCACAGGCAATGGAGCCACCGTTAACCACACAATTGCCAATGGCTCGACAGttcagcatcagcaacaggATCAGGAACAGGGCAAAGATGCCAATGCCAAGGATCTGTTGCCCCATCTGGAATCCCTGGAGCGTATTATTAAATTGCCTGTGGTTAATGCTGCATGGGATAAATCACAAGATGTCTATGGCAAAGTAAAGG GTAAAAATCGTGTCTTTGAATGGGCTTTTACTGCCGCCGAGGATTGTGTGACTCGTGCTGTGACCACAGCTGTTCCATTTGTCACAAAACTAGATCGACCCATTGCCTATGTGGACCAGACCATTGTCAAGGGCATTGAACAATTGGAGGTTAAGGCACCAATCATTAAGGATACACCACAGGAGATCTATAATCAGGCCAAGAGCAAAGTCATCGATGTCGTTCAACCCCATTTGGAGCGTGTGGTTAAATTCAAGGCAGCTGGCCAACAGAAGGCAGCTTCCTTGAAGGATTTGGCCTGGCAGAAGGCCAATGAAGTCCTTGCCACACAATATGGCAGCTTGGCGGTAAATGGTGTGGATACCACCACAGCATTAGCTGAAAGACTCTTGGAATATTATTTCCCCAAGAGTGAATCCGATGTGGAAGAGGATaatg ataataaacaaaatgctGTCGTGCAAAATGGCAAAAGCTCTGAAAATAATGACA TGCCAGTTCCCGCCAGCGAGGATCCAGTCTTACACACCGTCCAGACAGTCGGCCGCTTATCCAATAAGATCTCACGTCGCGTCTATAGAAATGTCTCCCGACAGATCAAACAAGTCCAAAAGGGCAATATCAATGACTATTTGAGCTCATTGATAGCCGCTCTCAAGTTGCATCAATACATTAATTTCATTAACTCATCGATGGGCACAAATGTGGAGCAATCGACTCTGGTGGGGGGGGATACATGCTCACCCTTTGGGCCCAGCTCATCGTCGGTGAGCAGCACAACCACAATCACAGGAGTGTCAAGCACAGGATCAGTTCCAGCCAAGAAAGTACAGGCCATTAAGAAGCCAACGGCTAAGCCAGCAGCGGCCCAGTGA
- the LOC6644691 gene encoding lipid storage droplets surface-binding protein 2 isoform X3, with the protein MASAEQKSATGNGATVNHTIANGSTVQHQQQDQEQGKDANAKDLLPHLESLERIIKLPVVNAAWDKSQDVYGKVKGKNRVFEWAFTAAEDCVTRAVTTAVPFVTKLDRPIAYVDQTIVKGIEQLEVKAPIIKDTPQEIYNQAKSKVIDVVQPHLERVVKFKAAGQQKAASLKDLAWQKANEVLATQYGSLAVNGVDTTTALAERLLEYYFPKSESDVEEDNDNKQNAVVQNGKSSENNDILNIGDYDQEEEVDARFIVAASTVFLSMSLRIITEIVEYIRRNPEIIGIIDRELNNFMCQFPPARIQSYTPSRQSAAYPIRSHVASIEMSPDRSNKSKRAISMTI; encoded by the exons atggCCAGTGCAGAGCAAAAAAGTGCCACAGGCAATGGAGCCACCGTTAACCACACAATTGCCAATGGCTCGACAGttcagcatcagcaacaggATCAGGAACAGGGCAAAGATGCCAATGCCAAGGATCTGTTGCCCCATCTGGAATCCCTGGAGCGTATTATTAAATTGCCTGTGGTTAATGCTGCATGGGATAAATCACAAGATGTCTATGGCAAAGTAAAGG GTAAAAATCGTGTCTTTGAATGGGCTTTTACTGCCGCCGAGGATTGTGTGACTCGTGCTGTGACCACAGCTGTTCCATTTGTCACAAAACTAGATCGACCCATTGCCTATGTGGACCAGACCATTGTCAAGGGCATTGAACAATTGGAGGTTAAGGCACCAATCATTAAGGATACACCACAGGAGATCTATAATCAGGCCAAGAGCAAAGTCATCGATGTCGTTCAACCCCATTTGGAGCGTGTGGTTAAATTCAAGGCAGCTGGCCAACAGAAGGCAGCTTCCTTGAAGGATTTGGCCTGGCAGAAGGCCAATGAAGTCCTTGCCACACAATATGGCAGCTTGGCGGTAAATGGTGTGGATACCACCACAGCATTAGCTGAAAGACTCTTGGAATATTATTTCCCCAAGAGTGAATCCGATGTGGAAGAGGATaatg ataataaacaaaatgctGTCGTGCAAAATGGCAAAAGCTCTGAAAATAATGACA tcCTTAATATTGGGGACTATGATCAAGAAGAAGAGGTTGATGCTAGATTCATTGTAGCTGCCTCCACAGTATTTCTATCCATGTCGTTGAGAATCATAACTGAAATAGTTGAATACATTAGAAGAAATCCAGAGATAATAGGCATTATCGATAGGGAACTGAACAATTTTATG TGCCAGTTCCCGCCAGCGAGGATCCAGTCTTACACACCGTCCAGACAGTCGGCCGCTTATCCAATAAGATCTCACGTCGCGTCTATAGAAATGTCTCCCGACAGATCAAACAAGTCCAAAAGGGCAATATCAATGACTATTTGA
- the LOC6644691 gene encoding lipid storage droplets surface-binding protein 2 isoform X4 — MASAEQKSATGNGATVNHTIANGSTVQHQQQDQEQGKDANAKDLLPHLESLERIIKLPVVNAAWDKSQDVYGKVKGKNRVFEWAFTAAEDCVTRAVTTAVPFVTKLDRPIAYVDQTIVKGIEQLEVKAPIIKDTPQEIYNQAKSKVIDVVQPHLERVVKFKAAGQQKAASLKDLAWQKANEVLATQYGSLAVNGVDTTTALAERLLEYYFPKSESDVEEDNVLNIGDYDQEEEVDARFIVAASTVFLSMSLRIITEIVEYIRRNPEIIGIIDRELNNFMCQFPPARIQSYTPSRQSAAYPIRSHVASIEMSPDRSNKSKRAISMTI, encoded by the exons atggCCAGTGCAGAGCAAAAAAGTGCCACAGGCAATGGAGCCACCGTTAACCACACAATTGCCAATGGCTCGACAGttcagcatcagcaacaggATCAGGAACAGGGCAAAGATGCCAATGCCAAGGATCTGTTGCCCCATCTGGAATCCCTGGAGCGTATTATTAAATTGCCTGTGGTTAATGCTGCATGGGATAAATCACAAGATGTCTATGGCAAAGTAAAGG GTAAAAATCGTGTCTTTGAATGGGCTTTTACTGCCGCCGAGGATTGTGTGACTCGTGCTGTGACCACAGCTGTTCCATTTGTCACAAAACTAGATCGACCCATTGCCTATGTGGACCAGACCATTGTCAAGGGCATTGAACAATTGGAGGTTAAGGCACCAATCATTAAGGATACACCACAGGAGATCTATAATCAGGCCAAGAGCAAAGTCATCGATGTCGTTCAACCCCATTTGGAGCGTGTGGTTAAATTCAAGGCAGCTGGCCAACAGAAGGCAGCTTCCTTGAAGGATTTGGCCTGGCAGAAGGCCAATGAAGTCCTTGCCACACAATATGGCAGCTTGGCGGTAAATGGTGTGGATACCACCACAGCATTAGCTGAAAGACTCTTGGAATATTATTTCCCCAAGAGTGAATCCGATGTGGAAGAGGATaatg tcCTTAATATTGGGGACTATGATCAAGAAGAAGAGGTTGATGCTAGATTCATTGTAGCTGCCTCCACAGTATTTCTATCCATGTCGTTGAGAATCATAACTGAAATAGTTGAATACATTAGAAGAAATCCAGAGATAATAGGCATTATCGATAGGGAACTGAACAATTTTATG TGCCAGTTCCCGCCAGCGAGGATCCAGTCTTACACACCGTCCAGACAGTCGGCCGCTTATCCAATAAGATCTCACGTCGCGTCTATAGAAATGTCTCCCGACAGATCAAACAAGTCCAAAAGGGCAATATCAATGACTATTTGA